A window from Drosophila kikkawai strain 14028-0561.14 chromosome 2L, DkikHiC1v2, whole genome shotgun sequence encodes these proteins:
- the LOC108073613 gene encoding uncharacterized protein, which yields MDDGELVKLIESHKILYDKDSARSVKNAALKDAAWKAISLKMGASERACITRWKSIRDRFGKEFRRFQERPDEPTYWDMFPRLLFLKDHYKQGLAKNESLDGMRFATREQRRRPKADAEQEKRRRGEAEEEEDCQDDLLNEQLIELVKMHPVLYDRHKIRVSKNLAAKNEAWRKISENLNVSEELCYNRWKKLRDRFAREYRNQQINQATPITWRYFKELLFLGRHFRKGVPLILENIKRRGRPPKSTNSPCNPTKQPTVMGISSGEQIWGADYPYSTDNDELEDELELPYDDNEEIEIISEAEQTTPYDFILTEATQSQVLEPPQQQLQVTTTTPATSEDLVHHPAVEVLASVVDDSSPPPATSDKLLTTVIANMETVLQQSRELQAQIQQEQLDQEKEQRQAPPENSLLAKAQMLLDGLSPLERSNAERKIVQFLCQCQIKALDGEEIEDVAPCQLFS from the exons ATGGACGACGGCGAGCTGGTCAAGCTGATTGAAAGCCACAAGATCCTGTACGACAAGGACAGCGCCCGGAGCGTAAAGAATGCGGCGCTAAAGGACGCGGCCTGGAAGGCAATCTCCCTGAAAATGGGCGCCTCCGAACGGGCCTGCATTACGCGCTGGAAGAGCATCCGTGACCGATTCGGCAAGGAGTTCCGACGCTTCCAGGAACGACCCGATGAGCCCACCTACTGGGACATGTTCCCACGCCTGCTCTTCCTCAAGGACCACTACAAGCAGGGCCTGGCCAAGAACGAGAGCCTGGACGGGATGCGATTCGCGACGCGGGAGCAGCGACGAAGGCCAAAGGCAGATGCAGAGCAGGAGAAGCGCCGCAGGGgcgaggcggaggaggaggaggactgCCAGGACGACCTGCTCAACGAACAGCTCATCGAGCTGGTGAAGATGCATCCTGTGCTCTATGACCGCCACAAGATTCGGGTCTCTAAAAACCTGGCGGCCAAAAACGAGGCTTGGCGTAAGATTTCGGAGAACCTTAATGTTTCAG AGGAACTCTGCTATAACCGCTGGAAAAAGTTGCGAGACCGCTTCGCTCGGGAGTATCGAAACCAGCAAATCAACCAGGCCACGCCCATCACCTGGCGGTACTTCAAGGAACTGCTCTTCCTGGGCCGGCACTTTCGCAAGGGAGTGCCGCTGATCCTCGAGAATATCAAGAGACGTGGGCGACCGCCCAAGTCTACCAACTCTCCCTGCAATCCCACGAAGCAGCCTACAGTCATGGGCATCTCGAGTGGCGAACAAATCTGGGGCGCTGACTATCCCTACAGCACGGATAACGACGAGCTGGAAGATGAGCTGGAGCTGCCCTATGATGATAACGAGGAAATCGAGATTATCTCCGAGGCAGAGCAGACCACGCCGTACGACTTTATCCTCACAGAGGCCACGCAATCACAGGTCTTGGAgccaccgcagcagcagctgcaggtcACCACCACGACGCCAGCAACGAGCGAGGATTTAGTTCATCATCCCGCCGTGGAGGTGCTGGCCTCCGTTGTGGATGATTCTTCACCACCACCTGCCACATCCGACAAGCTGCTTACCACTGTGATAGCCAACATGGAGACAGTGCTGCAGCAATCGAGGGAGCTGCAGGCTCAGATTCAACAGGAGCAGTTGGatcaggagaaggagcagcgcCAGGCTCCGCCGGAGAATAGCCTTCTGGCCAAGGCTCAGATGCTGCTGGACGGCCTGAGTCCCTTGGAGCGCTCGAATGCTGAGCGCAAGATTGTGCAGTTTCTGTGCCAGTGCCAGATCAAGGCTCTCGATGGGGAGGAGATCGAAGATGTGGCGCCCTGCCAGTTATTCAGTTGA